In a single window of the Anabas testudineus chromosome 19, fAnaTes1.2, whole genome shotgun sequence genome:
- the kdelr2b gene encoding ER lumen protein-retaining receptor 2b, producing MNIFRLTGDLSHLAAIIILLLKIWKTRSCAGISGKSQVLFALVFTTRYLDLLTSFISLYNTTMKIIYIGCAYATVYLIYIKFKATYDGNHDTFRVEFLVVPVGGLAFLVNHDFSPLEILWTFSIYLESVAILPQLFMISKTGEAETITTHYLFFLGLYRALYLFNWIWRFYFEGFFDMIAIVAGVVQTILYCDFFYLYVTKVLKGKKLSLPA from the exons atgaacattttcagGCTAACCGGCGATCTGTCCCACCTAGCAGCCATCATCATCCTGCTGCTAAAAATATGGAAAACCAGGTCTTGTGCCG GCATCTCTGGAAAGAGTCaggttttgtttgctttggtgtTCACCACTCGCTACCTGGACCTGCTCacgtccttcatctctctctacAACACCACAATGAAG ATTATCTACATCGGATGTGCGTACGCCACTGTGTACCTGATCTACATTAAGTTCAAGGCTACTTATGATGGAAACCACGACACTTTCAGAGTGGAGTTCCTGGTTGTCCCTGTTGGTGGCTTGGCGTTCCTGGTTAACCATGACTTCTCTCCACTGGAG ATCCTGTGGACATTCTCTATCTACTTGGAGTCTGTGGCCATCCTGCCCCAGCTTTTCATGATCAGTAAGACGGGTGAGGCTGAGACCATCACCACCCACTACCTGTTCTTCCTGGGACTCTACAGAGCCCTCTACCTCTTCAACTGGATATGGAGGTTCTACTTTGAGGGATTCTTTGACATGATCGCCATTGTTGCCGGAGTGGTGCAGACCATCCTCTACTGTGACTTCTTCTATTTGTATGTAACAAAAG
- the mettl9 gene encoding methyltransferase-like protein 9 isoform X1: MCHLQLRTLVFVAWVLGYVAFLVSIRRMWTGRYVRSPLARSLFMDMANESPAIETLEWYRCCPDLLGESVRPLFVQSHLDTDTKAFLKRSVEKSGWLFTQLYHSFVSTALSPFVSRTSINGFLGRGSMFVFSPKQFQKLLRIGPEWKTERLLDLGAGDGGVTQVMGAHFREVYATEVSLPMTWHLQRRNYKVLGIDEWQQTGFQYDVISCLNLLDRCDDPLRLLRDIKRSLVPNTGRLILAAVLPFQPYVEIGGRWQRPKEHLKVEGNTWEEQVTNLSKEVFQRVGFKVEAVTRLPYLCEGDMYNDYYVLDDAVFVLKASDNSESVH; the protein is encoded by the exons ATGTGTCATCTACAGCTGAGGACACTGGTTTTTGTAGCGTGGGTGCTTGGCTACGTCGCCTTTCTGGTCTCCATCAGAAGGATGTGGACGGGGAGATACGTCCGCAGTCCACTCGCCCGTTCACTGTTTATGGACATGGCGAACGAATCGCCCGCGATTGAGACACTAGAG TGGTACCGGTGCTGTCCTGACCTGCTTGGAGAATCAGTGAGGCCCCTGTTCGTCCAGAGCCACCTGGACACAGACACCAAGGCTTTTCTTAAGCGTAGCGTGGAGAAGTCTGGGTGGCTCTTCACTCAGCTCTACCACTCCTTCGTATCAACTGCCCTCAGCCCATTTGTCTCACGCACGTCCATCAACGG GTTCCTGGGCCGTGGctctatgtttgtgttttccccGAAGCAGTTCCAGAAGCTGCTCCGGATCGGCCCCGAGTGGAAAACTGAGAGGCTCTTGGATCTCGGCGCTGGGGATGGTGGAGTCACACAGGTTATGGGAGCCCATTTCAGAGAGGTTTATGCAACAGAGGTCTCATTACCAATGACATGGCATCTTCAGAGGAGGAATTACAA AGTGCTGGGTATCGACGAGTGGCAGCAGACTGGTTTCCAGTATGATGTGATCAGCTGTCTGAACCTGCTGGATCGTTGCGATGACCCTCTACGTCTCCTGCGGGACATCAAGCGATCCCTGGTTCCCAACACAGGGAGACTCATCCTAGCTGCCGTGCTTCCTTTCCAGCCGTATGTGGAAATCG GAGGCCGATGGCAGCGTCCCAAAGAACACCTAAAAGTAGAAGGAAACACTTGGGAGGAGCAAGTAACCAACCTGTCCAAAGAGGTTTTCCAAAGGGTGGGATTTAAGGTGGAGGCTGTGACCCGGTTGCCATACCTCTGTGAAGGGGACATGTATAACGACTACTATGTTCTTGATGATGCAGTTTTTGTTCTCAAGGCCTCAGATAACAGTGAGTCTGTTCACTGA
- the mettl9 gene encoding methyltransferase-like protein 9 isoform X2, which translates to MWTGRYVRSPLARSLFMDMANESPAIETLEWYRCCPDLLGESVRPLFVQSHLDTDTKAFLKRSVEKSGWLFTQLYHSFVSTALSPFVSRTSINGFLGRGSMFVFSPKQFQKLLRIGPEWKTERLLDLGAGDGGVTQVMGAHFREVYATEVSLPMTWHLQRRNYKVLGIDEWQQTGFQYDVISCLNLLDRCDDPLRLLRDIKRSLVPNTGRLILAAVLPFQPYVEIGGRWQRPKEHLKVEGNTWEEQVTNLSKEVFQRVGFKVEAVTRLPYLCEGDMYNDYYVLDDAVFVLKASDNSESVH; encoded by the exons ATGTGGACGGGGAGATACGTCCGCAGTCCACTCGCCCGTTCACTGTTTATGGACATGGCGAACGAATCGCCCGCGATTGAGACACTAGAG TGGTACCGGTGCTGTCCTGACCTGCTTGGAGAATCAGTGAGGCCCCTGTTCGTCCAGAGCCACCTGGACACAGACACCAAGGCTTTTCTTAAGCGTAGCGTGGAGAAGTCTGGGTGGCTCTTCACTCAGCTCTACCACTCCTTCGTATCAACTGCCCTCAGCCCATTTGTCTCACGCACGTCCATCAACGG GTTCCTGGGCCGTGGctctatgtttgtgttttccccGAAGCAGTTCCAGAAGCTGCTCCGGATCGGCCCCGAGTGGAAAACTGAGAGGCTCTTGGATCTCGGCGCTGGGGATGGTGGAGTCACACAGGTTATGGGAGCCCATTTCAGAGAGGTTTATGCAACAGAGGTCTCATTACCAATGACATGGCATCTTCAGAGGAGGAATTACAA AGTGCTGGGTATCGACGAGTGGCAGCAGACTGGTTTCCAGTATGATGTGATCAGCTGTCTGAACCTGCTGGATCGTTGCGATGACCCTCTACGTCTCCTGCGGGACATCAAGCGATCCCTGGTTCCCAACACAGGGAGACTCATCCTAGCTGCCGTGCTTCCTTTCCAGCCGTATGTGGAAATCG GAGGCCGATGGCAGCGTCCCAAAGAACACCTAAAAGTAGAAGGAAACACTTGGGAGGAGCAAGTAACCAACCTGTCCAAAGAGGTTTTCCAAAGGGTGGGATTTAAGGTGGAGGCTGTGACCCGGTTGCCATACCTCTGTGAAGGGGACATGTATAACGACTACTATGTTCTTGATGATGCAGTTTTTGTTCTCAAGGCCTCAGATAACAGTGAGTCTGTTCACTGA